The genomic segment ATGTTGATCCTTGAATGCATATCTGAATTCCTCGATAGCTTTTTCTTCTGCTTCACCGTAACTTCCATTGGATTTCATAAAGTTCACACAGTTCTCAGATACTTTCCTAACATATTCAGGTCCATCCAATGTTCTTACCTTTGACCCTCGAATGAATTTTTCAAAGGGACCTGATTAGACACATTCATTCAACAATTTTGTAAATGATGAAGTGACAATAATTCAATCGTATACAAGAATATAATGGTTGGACACGAGATTCAAATTATCTTGTACATGTTAtaaaaatcaacaacaaactataaaaaaatctcATTGAATATCTACCACGAATAAAGACATAAAAGAGAAGACAGAGCATTTCAATCTGAACTACTTACAATAATGGGGTTGAGTTTATGTACAGAATTGAATGTATCAAACAAAACTAATTGTATAATTCAAGAATGACactattgaaaaagaaaaaggctaTAAAAGACAAAATCCTGAGTCTCAGGTTGTCTTTAATGCATGTgctaagaaattatttaaatttgaaccAATAATTTCATAGTAAAAGAGTTAATATATTATAAGCTCAGAAAATTACAGTCACATTAACTACTCTTTCAAAAAGGCCAACACAAACTCTCTAAGGTTATAGATTAAAGAATGAGTAACTTACTACTACCTAATTTTCTTATACACTTAAAggaattcaatatttttaagatgCAGACAGATGACAATTAAATTTGACTAATATAAGATACAGTTTAAATTTAACTTCTCCATTGAACTTTTAGTagtgttttcaaaatatattaatgtattaaaaaaataatattcaaatatattcaaataccaaaatcaggaaacatcaatatattttgaagttaATAATAGTTATTTGGAAGAAGGAGATTAACAAGACACAATACCAATGACCTGGATTAAAGAATGAGTGATTCACTAATATCCAATTTTCTCACCCAAAAGAATTTGACTAATATAAGGTACAATTCCGATTTAACTTCTCCACTGGTTTTTTTAGTAGtgtgttttcaaaatatattaatgtattaaaaaaaatattcaaatatcaaAAAGTGAGGAaacatcaatatattttttaagttaatgatGAGTATTTGGGAAAAGTGGTTTACAAGGAAGTGCAAGTATCCATTTCttgtaaaaaagttaaaatgaatatttaatttatattttattaagttaaatttaattaaaataaaaatttatttattatttattaggttaaacttaattaaaataaaattttaatttatattatattttatattttgttttgtaattttatttatatattattttaaaaatttataaattttttaaaaataaattagatattcctaatattcacaaaaaaattgtaaatattttttaaacaaatatccaataaataaagtcaatgaattatttttcttcGGATACCCAACCGTTGTTATCCATGTTTAACTTTCTTACGTTCAACTTTCttatattcttatattcttatatttatttaacttgaTATTCAAACTTGGATCTAGATTTTCAAATGTCAGAACAGAAAAACAATGAGTAACATATAAGTCAACGATGAAATTTGACCTTTGATGATATCTCTATAGAACTCAAGGGACTCCAATTCAGCTGCACTTTTGCCCTTCCATTTAGAACCGAGCCATGCAACAGCTTTCTCTTCCAAATAAACCCCAATTCCCGTGAACTTCACAAACTCTCCTTCAATATTCAACCCTCTAACTcctaaacaaaatcaaattgcaTGTTAGATGGTAACTTGTCTGTTATCTCACATCATGTAAAAAACTGAGACTATCATCTGCAAAAACATGTCTGTCTTTTTTAAGAATCtgtttaagaataaaatcttaaaacataAACCAATACTAAATGATGAAAAACATGATAGAATCGACCTGCTCCACCGAGGAAATAGGGTTTGGTCGAGGAAGGAGGTGTTACAAACGCAGGGAATTCAAGGAACTCAACAGTGACTGCTGTGGCCATTGTAAGAGCAACAAATGGAGAGTGTTGTTTGTGTTCTGATTTCTTCAAGAAATCAGATGCTTTATATAGAAGCCAtaggttcatttttttttttcaactctcattacatttttttaaacaaaccAATCTCTTTACTcaatcaatattaattaaaaaaactgatgGTAGAAAAAATGGATCACGagcttttaaattaatataatttgtggTTTGGTAGTGAAATAACATAATCACCTATCCCGTCAAATGAGACAACTCCTGACCCAGACTGCCTcaagaaaattatgatattttaaactAGGACTactaataattatcattttataattcactataaggttaaattttttatatttataaagaaaaaagagagagtgaataataataaattggtGTAAAAACATTGTGTCTGTCAAAGAATCATtgtgcatttttatttttctttattaatagcTAGCagttatctatattttttattgtttgtgtTTCTTATCTTgctagaaaaaataaatatcattttattgttCCACGGACCGAAATCTCATtcaagataaattaaaaaatgtaacactttaataaaaaagtatcaGCCACtctactaatattttttatggattaaatatgtttttagttgaatatgtttttaattcttcaaCTATAAAGtgattttgcttttgttttttattttaaactttgtaAGCTTTGGTCTTCCAAAACTAATACctttaaatttaatatgatGTGGCTAACGGTCTGCGACACATGATACCAGCTTTCACAGTAATCTTGTGCCACGTTCATGGTGTGCCACTATTCACcaccctcttctccttctctcctcCTCACCACCATCTTCCCCTTCAAC from the Vigna angularis cultivar LongXiaoDou No.4 chromosome 3, ASM1680809v1, whole genome shotgun sequence genome contains:
- the LOC108325856 gene encoding chalcone--flavanone isomerase 1B-2, which encodes MATAVTVEFLEFPAFVTPPSSTKPYFLGGAGVRGLNIEGEFVKFTGIGVYLEEKAVAWLGSKWKGKSAAELESLEFYRDIIKGPFEKFIRGSKVRTLDGPEYVRKVSENCVNFMKSNGSYGEAEEKAIEEFRYAFKDQHFPPGSTVFYRQSPTGTLGLSFSKDETIPENEYAVIENKALSEAVLETMIGEIPVSPALKQSLTTRFYEFLKEDNSKTE